A genomic region of Xanthomonas campestris pv. phormiicola contains the following coding sequences:
- the otsA gene encoding alpha,alpha-trehalose-phosphate synthase (UDP-forming): MSRLVVVSNRVALPGENRAGGLAVGLLAALKERGGVWFGWSGKTVRGDSGALHEQTQGDIRFVTMDLNRADLDAYYNGFANRTLWPLLHFRLDLVDYDRATREGYRRVNAMFAEKLAPLLREDDTVWIHDYHLIPLASLLRERGIGCRIGFFLHVPFPSADLIQALPDHARLFSGFYAYDLVGFQTQRDVDRFQAYVRLFGGGKVIKDGVLEAPGGRRFRAEKFPIGIDTELIAQQARAAVTKPAVRDLRSSLRDRQLAIGVDRLDYSKGLPERFLGFERYLERHPDQRGSLTYLQIAPVSRGDVTEYKQLRNQLEQIAGHINGGHAEPDWTPLRYVNRNFTHATLTGFYRAAQVGLVTPLRDGMNLVAKEYVAAQDPENPGVLVLSLLAGAADELKEALLVNPHDLDGVADAIATAASLPKAKRIERWQTMMEHLRKNDIGVWRQRYLQALERR; the protein is encoded by the coding sequence ATGAGCAGACTCGTAGTGGTATCCAACCGCGTGGCCTTGCCCGGCGAGAACCGCGCCGGCGGCCTGGCGGTGGGCTTGCTCGCCGCGTTGAAGGAACGCGGCGGGGTGTGGTTCGGCTGGAGCGGCAAGACCGTGCGCGGCGACAGCGGCGCGCTGCACGAGCAGACCCAGGGCGACATCCGCTTCGTCACCATGGACCTCAACCGCGCCGACCTGGACGCGTACTACAACGGCTTCGCCAACCGCACGCTGTGGCCGCTGCTGCACTTCCGCCTGGACCTGGTCGACTATGACCGCGCCACCCGCGAGGGCTACCGCCGGGTCAACGCGATGTTCGCCGAGAAGCTGGCGCCGCTGCTGCGCGAAGACGACACGGTGTGGATCCACGACTACCACCTGATCCCGCTGGCCTCGCTGCTGCGCGAGCGCGGCATCGGCTGCCGCATCGGCTTCTTCCTGCACGTGCCGTTCCCCTCGGCCGACCTGATCCAGGCCCTGCCCGACCATGCGCGGCTGTTCTCCGGCTTCTACGCCTACGACCTGGTCGGCTTCCAGACCCAGCGCGACGTGGACCGCTTCCAGGCCTACGTGCGCCTGTTCGGCGGCGGCAAGGTGATCAAGGACGGCGTGCTGGAGGCGCCCGGCGGGCGCCGTTTCCGCGCCGAGAAATTCCCGATCGGCATCGACACCGAACTGATCGCGCAGCAGGCGCGCGCGGCGGTGACCAAGCCGGCGGTGCGCGACCTGCGCAGCAGCCTGCGCGATCGCCAGCTGGCGATCGGCGTGGACCGGCTGGACTACTCCAAGGGCCTGCCCGAACGCTTCCTCGGTTTCGAGCGCTACCTGGAGCGGCATCCGGACCAGCGCGGCAGCCTCACCTATCTGCAGATCGCGCCGGTCTCGCGCGGCGACGTCACCGAATACAAGCAGTTGCGCAACCAGCTCGAACAGATCGCCGGGCACATCAACGGCGGCCACGCCGAGCCGGACTGGACCCCGCTGCGCTACGTCAACCGCAACTTCACCCACGCCACCCTGACCGGCTTCTACCGCGCCGCCCAGGTCGGCCTGGTGACGCCGCTGCGCGACGGCATGAACCTGGTGGCCAAGGAATACGTGGCCGCGCAGGACCCGGAGAATCCGGGCGTGCTGGTGCTGTCGCTGCTGGCCGGCGCCGCCGACGAACTGAAGGAAGCGCTGCTGGTCAATCCGCACGACCTGGACGGCGTCGCCGATGCGATCGCCACCGCCGCCTCGCTGCCCAAGGCCAAACGCATCGAGCGCTGGCAGACCATGATGGAGCACCTGCGCAAGAACGACATCGGCGTGTGGCGGCAGCGCTACCTGCAGGCGCTGGAGCGGCGCTGA
- a CDS encoding glycoside hydrolase family 15 protein: MSSPTLDLGVIGNGSFGALVDKQARVVWSCLPAFDGDPAFCALLSPRDHAGGDFSIELEDFADSEQHYLANTAILRTVLRDAHGGAVEVIDFAPRWRNHGRFYRPVSIIRQVRPLAGNPRIRVLARPLADWGARQPESTWGSNHVRWLLPEFTLRLTTDVPVRFIRDELPFVLSHPVNLMLGVDESLTRSLTGYIQEAQERTEEYWREWVRYLSVPLDWQDAVIRSAITLKLCQYEDSGAIIAAMTTSIPEAPDTPRNWDYRYCWLRDAAFVVRALNRLGATRTMEQFLGYIFNIATTDGSLQPLYGIGFEAALEEHEVPSLAGYRGMGPVRRGNLAWIQKQHDVYGSVVLASTQLFFDLRLKDPGDADTFLRLEPLGERAFALHDVPDAGLWEFRGRAEVHTYTSAMCWAACDRLAKIAARLGLDARVAYWRERADSIHARVLAESWSAERGHFTDTFNGHRLDASLLLLADIGFIAPDDARFVATVEAIGRDLKHGDALYRYVAPDDFGAPETSFTICTFWYIDALAAIGRKDEARELFERILARRNHLGLLSEDLAFDGGEAWGNFPQTYSHVGLIIAAMRLSRSWQEAS, from the coding sequence ATGAGCTCCCCCACTCTCGACCTCGGCGTGATCGGCAACGGCAGTTTCGGCGCGCTGGTCGACAAACAGGCACGCGTGGTGTGGAGCTGCCTGCCGGCCTTCGACGGCGATCCGGCGTTCTGCGCGCTGCTGTCGCCGCGCGACCACGCCGGCGGCGACTTCAGCATCGAGCTGGAGGATTTCGCCGACAGCGAGCAGCACTACCTGGCCAACACCGCGATCCTGCGCACCGTGCTGCGCGACGCGCACGGCGGCGCGGTGGAAGTGATCGACTTCGCGCCGCGCTGGCGCAACCACGGCCGCTTCTACCGGCCGGTCAGCATCATCCGCCAGGTGCGGCCGCTGGCCGGCAACCCGCGCATCCGCGTGCTGGCGCGGCCGCTGGCCGACTGGGGCGCGCGCCAGCCGGAAAGCACCTGGGGCAGCAACCACGTGCGCTGGCTGCTGCCGGAGTTCACCCTGCGCCTGACCACCGACGTGCCGGTGCGCTTCATCCGCGACGAGTTGCCGTTCGTGCTCAGCCACCCGGTCAACCTGATGCTCGGCGTGGACGAATCGCTGACCCGTTCGCTGACCGGCTACATCCAGGAAGCGCAGGAACGCACCGAGGAATACTGGCGCGAGTGGGTGCGCTACCTGTCGGTGCCGCTGGACTGGCAGGACGCGGTGATCCGCAGCGCGATCACCCTGAAACTGTGCCAGTACGAGGACAGCGGCGCGATCATCGCGGCGATGACCACCTCCATCCCCGAAGCGCCGGACACCCCGCGCAACTGGGACTACCGCTATTGCTGGCTGCGCGACGCCGCCTTCGTGGTGCGCGCGCTGAACCGGCTCGGCGCCACCCGCACCATGGAGCAGTTCCTCGGCTACATCTTCAACATCGCCACCACCGACGGCAGCCTGCAGCCGCTGTACGGCATCGGCTTCGAGGCGGCGCTGGAAGAACACGAAGTCCCGTCGCTGGCCGGCTACCGCGGCATGGGCCCGGTACGGCGCGGCAACCTGGCCTGGATCCAGAAGCAGCACGACGTGTACGGCAGCGTGGTGCTGGCCTCCACGCAACTGTTCTTCGATCTGCGCCTGAAGGATCCGGGCGATGCCGACACCTTCCTGCGCCTGGAGCCGCTGGGCGAGCGCGCGTTCGCGCTGCACGACGTGCCCGACGCCGGGCTGTGGGAATTCCGCGGCCGCGCCGAGGTGCACACGTATACCAGCGCGATGTGCTGGGCGGCCTGCGACCGCCTGGCCAAGATCGCCGCGCGGCTGGGCCTGGACGCGCGCGTGGCGTACTGGCGCGAACGCGCCGACAGCATCCATGCGCGGGTGCTGGCCGAATCCTGGAGCGCCGAGCGCGGCCATTTCACCGACACCTTCAACGGCCACCGCCTGGACGCCTCGCTGCTGTTGCTGGCCGACATCGGCTTCATCGCCCCGGACGATGCGCGCTTCGTCGCCACGGTCGAGGCGATCGGCCGCGACCTCAAGCACGGCGACGCGCTGTACCGCTACGTGGCGCCGGACGATTTCGGCGCGCCGGAAACCAGCTTCACCATCTGTACGTTCTGGTACATCGACGCGCTCGCCGCGATCGGGCGCAAGGACGAGGCGCGCGAGCTGTTCGAGCGCATCCTCGCGCGCCGCAACCACCTGGGCCTGCTGTCGGAGGACCTGGCGTTCGACGGCGGCGAGGCCTGGGGCAATTTCCCGCAGACCTATTCGCATGTCGGCCTGATCATCGCCGCGATGCGATTGTCGCGCAGCTGGCAGGAGGCTTCATGA
- the otsB gene encoding trehalose-phosphatase produces MADALPLRPPPPRLDDACALFLDVDGTLIEFADRPDGVHLLPEVREAIARISQRLHGALALVSGRPLAQLDALFAPLRLPAAGLHGHELRSDINARAAMPADTSQWLHGLHQRAAHLRQAHPGVLVEDKGASLALHWRAAPQAGPQVLAFAQAQIDALPGYRLQPGDHVVEFVPEGSDKGLALTALLQQPPFQGRRPVFVGDDLTDEFGFAAANAAGGWSVLVGAREHSAATFALPDPRGVHAWLRDNAA; encoded by the coding sequence ATGGCAGACGCGCTCCCCCTCCGACCGCCGCCGCCGCGCCTGGACGATGCCTGCGCATTGTTCCTGGACGTGGACGGCACCCTCATCGAATTCGCCGATCGCCCCGACGGCGTGCACCTGCTGCCCGAGGTGCGCGAGGCGATCGCGCGCATCAGCCAGCGCCTGCACGGCGCGCTGGCCCTGGTCAGCGGGCGGCCGCTGGCGCAACTGGACGCGCTGTTCGCGCCGCTGCGCCTGCCGGCCGCCGGCCTGCACGGCCACGAACTGCGCAGCGACATCAATGCCCGCGCGGCGATGCCGGCCGATACTTCGCAGTGGCTGCACGGCTTGCACCAACGCGCCGCGCACCTGCGCCAGGCGCATCCCGGCGTGCTGGTCGAAGACAAGGGCGCCAGCCTGGCGCTGCACTGGCGCGCCGCGCCGCAGGCCGGGCCGCAGGTCCTGGCCTTCGCCCAGGCGCAGATCGATGCGCTGCCCGGCTACCGCCTGCAGCCCGGCGACCACGTGGTCGAGTTCGTGCCCGAGGGCAGCGACAAGGGCCTGGCGCTGACCGCGCTGCTGCAGCAGCCGCCGTTCCAGGGCCGCCGCCCGGTGTTCGTCGGCGACGACCTCACCGACGAGTTCGGCTTCGCCGCGGCCAATGCCGCCGGCGGCTGGAGCGTGCTGGTCGGCGCGCGCGAACACAGCGCGGCGACGTTCGCCCTGCCCGATCCGCGCGGCGTGCACGCCTGGTTGCGCGACAACGCCGCATGA
- a CDS encoding TonB-dependent receptor, producing the protein MSYPFARPLSLAIALALSAPALAQQADPGTATNLDTVIVTGTRASGRTVLESTAPVDVLSAEDIRKAGVVNGELGSALQALLPSFNFPRQSNSGGADHIRAAQLRGLSPDQVLVLVNGKRRHTSALVNTDSKIGKGTTPVDFNSIPISAIKRIEVLRDGAGAQYGSDAVAGVINVILDDDPDSGALEASFGANHTDVKPIDRTVTDGQTSYASAKVGTRLGEDGGFFKVGLELKNREGTNRAGYDQIPPFEAQTPANLALAGKRNYVLGDGASKDLNAWINGKLPFGQSSEFYFFGTYNQRDTQGANYFRYPDSDANWTQVYPNGYRPVSLGENRDIQSVAGARGQWGEWAYDASVDYGRNDFTYRLKNSLNASLGPGSPTRFKTGDYAFEQSVANLDLSRSFDAAGATHTVGSGVEFRREHYRTRPGDPASYAAGAYTDRPTGAQAGGGLTPQDAADLSRNVASAYASVSSQFGDKFSTDLAARYEHYQDFGGELTGKLAARYEFVPAFALRGAISNNFHAPSLSQIGYEATSTGYDAAGQLLQGRLLSVNNPIAQALGAKDLKPEKSVNYSFGFTSRIGSHFDLSLDLFQIDIDDRIALSEDISGDALTAFVAQNFGVTGLQSASFFVNAADTRTRGAELVSNWRQALGDGQLQLTGTWSYAKTELKNLVATPAQLLALNPDYVLFGVEESNTLTDAAPRTRAQFAANWSNDRWALQTRLSRYGSATRVFDFGDGYVPRQTYGAEWQLDAEVEYRITPQWSVALGGQNLTDNYSDRSNTDIYYFGNLPYDVLSPIGSNGAYYYGRVRFTF; encoded by the coding sequence ATGTCGTACCCGTTCGCCCGGCCGCTGAGCCTGGCCATCGCCCTGGCCCTGTCGGCCCCCGCCCTGGCCCAGCAGGCCGATCCCGGCACCGCGACCAACCTGGACACGGTGATCGTCACCGGTACCCGCGCCAGCGGCCGCACCGTGCTCGAGTCCACCGCGCCGGTGGACGTGCTCAGCGCCGAGGACATCCGCAAGGCCGGCGTGGTCAACGGCGAACTGGGCAGCGCGCTGCAGGCGCTGCTGCCGTCGTTCAATTTCCCGCGCCAGTCCAACTCCGGCGGCGCCGACCACATCCGCGCCGCGCAGCTGCGCGGGCTCTCGCCCGACCAGGTGCTGGTGCTGGTCAACGGCAAGCGCCGCCACACCTCGGCGCTGGTCAACACCGACAGCAAGATCGGCAAGGGCACCACCCCGGTGGACTTCAATTCGATCCCGATCAGCGCGATCAAGCGCATCGAAGTGCTGCGCGACGGCGCCGGCGCGCAGTACGGCTCGGACGCGGTGGCCGGGGTGATCAACGTGATCCTCGACGACGATCCGGACAGCGGCGCGCTGGAAGCCAGCTTCGGCGCCAACCACACCGACGTGAAGCCGATCGACCGCACCGTCACCGACGGCCAGACCAGCTACGCCAGCGCCAAGGTCGGTACCCGCCTGGGCGAGGACGGCGGCTTCTTCAAGGTCGGCCTGGAACTGAAGAACCGCGAGGGCACCAACCGCGCCGGCTACGACCAGATCCCGCCGTTCGAGGCGCAGACCCCGGCCAATCTGGCCCTGGCCGGCAAGCGCAACTACGTGCTCGGCGACGGCGCCAGCAAGGACCTCAACGCCTGGATCAACGGCAAGCTGCCGTTCGGCCAGAGCAGCGAGTTCTATTTCTTCGGCACCTACAACCAGCGCGACACGCAGGGCGCCAACTACTTCCGCTATCCGGACAGCGACGCCAACTGGACCCAGGTCTACCCGAACGGCTACCGCCCGGTGTCGCTGGGCGAGAACCGCGACATCCAGAGCGTGGCCGGCGCGCGTGGGCAATGGGGCGAGTGGGCCTACGACGCCAGTGTCGACTACGGCCGCAACGACTTCACCTACCGGCTGAAGAACTCGCTCAACGCCTCGCTCGGCCCGGGCAGCCCGACCCGCTTCAAGACCGGCGACTACGCCTTCGAGCAGAGCGTGGCCAACCTGGACCTGAGCCGCAGCTTCGACGCCGCCGGCGCCACCCACACCGTCGGCAGCGGCGTGGAGTTCCGCCGCGAGCACTACCGCACCCGTCCCGGCGATCCGGCCAGCTATGCCGCCGGCGCCTATACCGACCGTCCTACCGGCGCCCAGGCCGGCGGCGGGCTGACCCCGCAGGACGCGGCCGACCTGTCGCGCAACGTTGCCAGCGCCTACGCCAGCGTGTCCAGCCAGTTCGGCGACAAGTTCTCCACCGACCTGGCCGCGCGCTACGAGCACTACCAGGATTTCGGCGGCGAACTGACCGGCAAGCTGGCCGCGCGCTACGAGTTCGTGCCGGCGTTCGCGCTGCGCGGCGCGATCTCCAACAATTTCCACGCACCGTCGCTGAGCCAGATCGGTTACGAAGCCACCTCCACCGGCTACGACGCGGCCGGCCAGCTGCTGCAGGGCCGGTTGCTGTCGGTCAACAATCCGATCGCGCAGGCGCTTGGCGCGAAAGACCTGAAGCCGGAGAAGTCGGTCAACTACAGCTTCGGCTTCACCAGCCGCATCGGTTCGCACTTCGACCTGTCGCTGGACCTGTTCCAGATCGACATCGACGACCGCATCGCGCTGTCCGAAGACATCAGCGGCGATGCATTGACCGCGTTCGTGGCGCAGAACTTCGGCGTCACCGGCCTGCAGAGCGCCAGCTTCTTCGTCAACGCCGCCGACACCCGCACCCGCGGCGCGGAACTGGTCAGCAACTGGCGGCAGGCGCTGGGCGACGGTCAGCTGCAGTTGACCGGCACCTGGAGCTACGCCAAGACCGAGCTGAAGAACCTGGTCGCCACGCCGGCGCAGCTGCTGGCGCTGAACCCGGACTACGTGCTGTTCGGCGTGGAGGAGAGCAACACCCTGACCGACGCCGCGCCGCGCACCCGCGCCCAGTTCGCGGCGAACTGGAGCAACGACCGCTGGGCGCTGCAGACCCGCCTCAGCCGCTACGGCAGCGCCACCCGCGTGTTCGACTTCGGCGACGGCTACGTGCCGCGGCAGACCTACGGCGCCGAGTGGCAGCTCGACGCCGAGGTCGAGTACCGCATCACCCCGCAGTGGAGCGTGGCGCTGGGCGGGCAGAACCTCACCGACAACTACTCCGACCGCTCCAACACCGACATCTACTACTTCGGCAACCTACCCTACGACGTGCTGTCGCCGATCGGCAGCAATGGCGCTTACTACTACGGGCGCGTGCGGTTTACCTTCTGA
- a CDS encoding DUF3574 domain-containing protein: protein MLLRAPLLAVFLALTACASVAPSASTAPATVGAAMQGDAARPAQASGWVRSELYFGVGEESGPADRPQAEPISEAQWRAFLDKQVTPRFPDGLTVFDAYGQWLFRGAKEPNRLNTKVLVILHEDTPQRRADIEAIRLAWKQATGHQSVLWSRQPVEVSF, encoded by the coding sequence ATGTTGCTGCGTGCCCCCTTGCTTGCCGTGTTCCTGGCCCTGACCGCCTGCGCCAGCGTCGCGCCGTCCGCTTCCACCGCGCCGGCCACCGTCGGCGCCGCCATGCAGGGCGATGCCGCGCGGCCGGCGCAGGCCAGCGGCTGGGTGCGCAGCGAGCTGTACTTCGGCGTCGGCGAGGAGAGCGGCCCGGCCGATCGCCCGCAGGCCGAGCCGATCAGCGAGGCGCAATGGCGCGCGTTCCTGGACAAGCAGGTCACGCCGCGCTTCCCCGACGGCCTGACCGTGTTCGACGCCTACGGGCAGTGGCTGTTCCGCGGCGCCAAGGAGCCGAACCGGCTCAACACCAAGGTGCTGGTGATCCTGCACGAGGACACCCCGCAGCGCCGCGCCGACATCGAGGCGATCCGGCTGGCGTGGAAGCAGGCCACCGGGCACCAGTCGGTGCTGTGGTCGCGGCAGCCGGTGGAGGTGTCGTTTTGA
- a CDS encoding GNAT family N-acetyltransferase, whose product MRALLAYHLQQMHAQSPPGSVYALDLSGLQRADVTVWSVWRGDALAAVGALRVLDDGGGELKSMRTHPDFLRQGAAAALLEHIVAAARAAGLQRLSLETGSGAAFDAALGLYRRRGFRNGPAFADYVPSAFNQFLHLDL is encoded by the coding sequence GTGCGTGCGTTGCTGGCGTACCACCTACAGCAGATGCATGCGCAGTCGCCGCCGGGCAGCGTGTATGCGCTGGACCTGTCAGGGCTGCAGCGCGCCGACGTGACCGTGTGGAGTGTCTGGCGCGGCGACGCGCTGGCCGCGGTCGGTGCGCTGCGCGTGCTCGACGATGGCGGCGGCGAACTGAAGTCGATGCGCACCCATCCGGACTTCCTGCGCCAGGGCGCGGCCGCGGCGCTGCTCGAGCACATCGTCGCCGCCGCACGCGCCGCCGGCCTGCAGCGGCTGAGCCTGGAGACCGGCAGCGGCGCGGCCTTCGACGCGGCGCTGGGCCTGTACCGGCGACGCGGTTTCCGCAACGGGCCGGCGTTCGCCGATTACGTGCCGAGCGCGTTCAACCAGTTCCTGCATCTGGATCTGTAG
- a CDS encoding lysozyme inhibitor LprI family protein produces the protein MDKRRGFCASVFALALALAWMPTAAAVSFDCAKASSAVERLLCTDPRLDAADEWLARRYAALLAVVPAAQRQGVRSAQQAWLAQRDDCLSQPDPGACLKQRIETRVRALDSQFAPQAARFDRIVAGIPAAPAAAATHLRAYDGGLASAWLVYLHRFVPAAGVGAAEARARFASASAALRQQDGVAGGLLDTAEPASRQAGEARDLTLLRLWIERSGYTLDAATQPNPRPYVHCFVFAQQGQAAYDAMGPLYGSSRDLSAPICRPLPGLFDQPAWTQLQQAFRSLVDRVSDDAGTMRYADFAAWRVLSLQATVSPLLLLKQPQGAEPPGDPAAAIAAWHDASLWPQADRKAALAALQPAREVSARWMVEHASLPPAQAGQVAAALVAEWVEARIAFGKGPEG, from the coding sequence ATGGACAAGAGAAGGGGCTTTTGCGCGAGCGTGTTTGCGCTGGCGCTGGCGCTGGCGTGGATGCCCACGGCCGCGGCGGTGTCGTTCGACTGCGCCAAGGCGTCCAGCGCGGTCGAGCGGCTGTTGTGCACCGACCCGCGACTGGACGCCGCGGACGAATGGCTGGCCCGGCGCTATGCGGCGCTGCTGGCGGTGGTGCCGGCGGCGCAACGGCAAGGCGTGCGCAGCGCGCAGCAGGCCTGGCTGGCGCAACGCGATGACTGCCTGTCCCAGCCCGATCCGGGCGCCTGCCTGAAGCAGCGGATCGAGACGCGGGTGCGCGCGCTGGACAGCCAGTTCGCGCCGCAGGCGGCGCGCTTCGATCGCATCGTCGCCGGCATTCCCGCCGCGCCGGCCGCGGCGGCAACGCACCTGCGCGCTTACGATGGCGGCCTGGCCTCGGCCTGGCTGGTGTACCTGCATCGTTTCGTGCCGGCGGCCGGGGTCGGCGCGGCCGAAGCGCGTGCCCGCTTTGCGTCTGCGAGCGCCGCGCTGCGCCAGCAGGACGGGGTGGCGGGCGGGCTGCTCGATACGGCCGAGCCGGCCAGCCGACAGGCCGGGGAAGCGCGCGATCTGACCCTGCTGCGGCTGTGGATCGAACGCAGCGGCTACACCCTGGATGCCGCCACGCAGCCCAATCCGCGTCCCTACGTGCATTGTTTCGTGTTCGCGCAGCAGGGCCAGGCGGCCTACGACGCCATGGGGCCGCTGTACGGTTCCAGTCGCGATCTTTCCGCGCCGATTTGCCGGCCGTTGCCCGGCCTGTTCGATCAACCCGCATGGACGCAATTGCAGCAGGCGTTCCGCAGCCTGGTGGATCGCGTGTCCGACGATGCCGGCACCATGCGCTATGCCGATTTCGCCGCGTGGCGGGTGCTGTCGTTGCAGGCGACGGTGTCGCCGCTGTTGCTGTTGAAGCAGCCCCAGGGCGCCGAGCCGCCCGGCGATCCGGCCGCCGCCATCGCGGCGTGGCACGACGCGAGCCTGTGGCCGCAGGCCGATCGCAAGGCGGCATTGGCCGCCCTGCAGCCGGCGCGCGAGGTCAGCGCGCGTTGGATGGTCGAACATGCGTCCCTGCCGCCGGCGCAGGCCGGGCAGGTCGCCGCGGCCCTGGTCGCGGAGTGGGTCGAGGCGCGGATCGCTTTCGGCAAGGGACCCGAAGGCTAG
- a CDS encoding DUF3014 domain-containing protein, whose amino-acid sequence MQPRHSFWPWILVAVLVAAAASWLFRDNLSALLRSAGPAPATVAPAPASGAAPPAPAAAAAAAPAPIQHPIDPAAAADAAIPALADSDAAAWAELATLAGSEAPLALLIRDHLIQRAVTMIDNLPQRRVAARTLVLKPVPGQLQVATDAAGASVIDAANAQRYAPYVQAFTQADAGAMVAAYRRFYPLFQQAYVELGYPKGYFNDRLVQVIDHLHQAPVAAAPPAVTADARTGKYRFVDPALESLSVGQKALLRLGPAQAEAVRTQLQAIRAALIKT is encoded by the coding sequence ATGCAGCCGCGTCATTCGTTCTGGCCCTGGATCCTGGTCGCTGTGCTGGTGGCCGCTGCCGCGTCGTGGCTGTTCCGCGACAACCTGAGCGCGTTGCTGCGCAGTGCCGGGCCTGCACCTGCCACGGTGGCGCCGGCACCCGCTTCCGGCGCGGCGCCGCCTGCGCCCGCGGCGGCAGCGGCCGCCGCGCCGGCGCCGATCCAGCACCCGATCGACCCTGCCGCCGCGGCCGATGCAGCGATCCCGGCGCTGGCCGACAGCGACGCGGCGGCGTGGGCCGAACTGGCGACGCTGGCCGGCAGCGAGGCGCCGCTGGCGCTGTTGATCCGCGACCATCTGATCCAGCGCGCGGTGACGATGATCGACAACCTGCCGCAGCGCCGCGTCGCTGCGCGCACCCTGGTCCTGAAGCCGGTGCCGGGGCAACTGCAGGTCGCCACCGATGCGGCCGGCGCCAGCGTGATCGACGCGGCCAACGCGCAGCGCTACGCCCCGTACGTGCAGGCCTTCACCCAGGCCGATGCCGGCGCCATGGTGGCCGCGTACCGGCGCTTCTATCCCTTGTTCCAGCAGGCGTACGTGGAACTGGGCTATCCCAAGGGCTATTTCAACGACCGCCTGGTGCAGGTGATCGACCACCTGCACCAGGCGCCGGTAGCGGCGGCGCCGCCGGCGGTGACCGCCGATGCGCGCACCGGCAAGTACCGCTTCGTCGATCCGGCGCTGGAGTCGCTGTCGGTCGGACAGAAGGCGCTGCTGCGCCTGGGGCCGGCGCAGGCCGAGGCGGTGCGCACGCAATTGCAGGCGATCCGTGCGGCGTTGATCAAGACCTGA
- a CDS encoding glutathione S-transferase, producing MHYELYYWTGIQGRGEFVRLALEDAGAAYRDVAREEGDAALQPFLDGAQPGMRPFAPPFLKAGRLVIAQVANILHYLGPSLGLVPDSESRRMQALQLQLTIADLVTEIHDSHHPIGSALYYEDQKPEARRRAEDLRTQRLPRFLGYFEQVIRQGGGRHALREHSYVDLSLFQLMSGLDYAFPTAMKKLSPKLPQLRALQQRVSERPGVAAYLASARRLPFNGNGIFRHYPELDG from the coding sequence ATGCACTACGAACTCTACTACTGGACCGGCATCCAGGGCCGCGGCGAGTTCGTGCGACTGGCGTTGGAAGACGCTGGCGCGGCCTACCGCGACGTCGCCCGCGAGGAAGGCGATGCGGCACTGCAGCCGTTCCTCGACGGCGCGCAACCGGGCATGCGCCCGTTCGCGCCGCCGTTCCTGAAAGCCGGACGGCTGGTGATCGCGCAGGTCGCCAACATCCTGCACTACCTGGGGCCGTCGCTGGGGCTGGTGCCGGACAGCGAATCGCGGCGCATGCAGGCGCTGCAATTGCAGCTGACCATCGCCGACCTGGTGACCGAGATCCACGACAGCCACCATCCCATCGGCAGCGCGCTGTACTACGAAGACCAGAAGCCGGAGGCGCGACGCCGCGCCGAGGACCTGCGCACGCAGCGGCTGCCCAGGTTCCTGGGCTATTTCGAACAGGTCATCCGCCAGGGCGGCGGGCGCCACGCATTGCGCGAGCACTCCTACGTGGACCTGTCGCTGTTCCAGCTGATGAGCGGACTGGACTACGCGTTTCCCACCGCGATGAAGAAACTCTCGCCGAAACTGCCGCAACTGCGTGCCCTGCAGCAACGCGTGTCCGAACGTCCCGGCGTGGCCGCCTACCTGGCCTCGGCACGGCGCCTGCCGTTCAACGGCAACGGCATCTTCCGCCACTACCCGGAGTTGGATGGCTGA